From a region of the Odontesthes bonariensis isolate fOdoBon6 chromosome 2, fOdoBon6.hap1, whole genome shotgun sequence genome:
- the LOC142390791 gene encoding interferon-induced, double-stranded RNA-activated protein kinase-like translates to MMESVNFVAQLNEYAHKERLVVKYEDVASVGPDHIKTFTVRAVLNGKAYPDGVGKNKKEAKQNAAKNALESLLEEPADSTEKGTEVSPARVQLKSINYTCWLNEHGQKNRVSIRTVETTRLGPSSVAQWCRFVVGDKEYPAASGKTKKEAKEEAAKLVYHEIFGGETNTEDGGDSGTSSLQKEELDEILLDICDQTKSLSIKIEDSRSAETNFVGIVNQYCQRKRQLCSFVEDRRCGLSHTPTFFYKLVINNKEYPVGEGKSIKEAKQNAAQLAWSALKERPDWDSKVCDDGAQAKQSTSTSTQDSGHVKSSSTTSTSTPAVFTPSSKHPKHPAQSANVKPKIRIAANFQNALDRSKEDLINFKVKSKGNTQTEKTPTQPMMSRFTLDYDSIERLDKGSFGYVFKARHKLEEKYYAVKIVRCKDDVKNALQEVKVLSDLNHCNIVRYHSCWMEDSGYQWDSSTDSSSASQFSSDSSAKYLYIQMELCDIKTLRVWIDEKNVLNPKKSLRDSKRRKESLAIALQIVGGVEYIHSKRLIHRDLKPANIMFGQSGAAKIGDFGLVTEEIENDSENQKERNKYKGTPSYMAPEQREKTLYSHKVDIFALGLICFELLWNIPTFDDKAEIWADVRKQKFPQGFSQHHLQESEVIQSMLSEKPQERPEASKLKTDLEHSLEILKTMQCDMKTV, encoded by the exons ATGATGGAATCGGTCAACTTCGTAGCTCAGCTGAACGAGTATGCACACAAGGAACGGCTAGTGGTGAAATATGAGGACGTTGCTTCTGTTGGCCCTGACCACATTAAGAC GTTTACAGTAAGAGCTGTCCTGAATGGGAAGGCCTATCCTGATGGTGTGGGAAAGAACAAGAAAGAAGCCAAACAGAATGCTGCCAAAAATGCCCTGGAAAGCTTGTTGGAGGAACCAGCTGACTCT acagaaaagggAACAGAAGTTTCTCCTGCCCGAGTTCAGCTAAAAAGTATCAACTACACGTGTTGGCTCAATGAACATGGCCAGAAGAACAGGGTGTCCATAAGGACTGTGGAGACAACCAGGCTGGGACCAAGCAGCGTAGCGCA ATGGTGTAGATTTGTGGTTGGTGACAAGGAATATCCAGCTGCCTCAGGTAAAACAAAGAAGGAAGCTAAGGAGGAAGCTGCCAAGCTAGTGTATCATGAGATATTTGGCGGTGAAACAAAT ACTGAAGATGGGGGAGACAGTGGCACATCAAGTCTACAGAAGGAGGAACTGGATGAAATTCTGTTAGACATCTG TGATCAGACAAAGAGCTTGAGCATAAAGATTGAGGACAGCAGGTCTGCAGAAACAAATTTTGTTGGAATTGTCAATCAATACTGTCAGAGAAAAAGGCAATTATGTTCATTTGTTGAAGATAGGAGATGTGGCCTTTCACATACCCCTAC ATTTTTCTACAAATTAGTGATCAACAACAAGGAATACCCCGTGGGTGAGGGTAAGAGCATCAAGGAAGCCAAACAGAATGCGGCTCAGTTGGCTTGGTCTGCACTTAAAGAGCGGCCAGACTGGGACAGCAAG GTGTGTGACGATGGTGCCCAAGCCAAGCAGTCCACATCAACAAGTACACA gGACTCTGGTCATGTCAAATCAAGCAGCACAACAAGCACTAGTACGCCGGCTGTTTTCACTCCTTCATCAAAGCATCCCAAGCATCCG GCTCAAAGTGCTAACGTAAAGCCCAAGATAAG AATTGCTGCAAATTTCCAAAATGCCCTTGATAGAAGTAAAGAG gatTTAATAAATTTCAAAGTCAAGAGTAAAGGAAATACTCAAACTGAGAAGACACCAACCCAGCCAATGATGTCAAG GTTTACATTAGACTATGATTCCATAGAACGCCTGGATAAAGGATCCTTTGGTTATGTTTTCAAGGCAAGGCACAAACTGGAGGAAAAATATTACGCCGTGAAGATTGTACGCTGCAAAGACGATGTCAA AAATGCTCTACAAGAGGTGAAGGTGTTGTCAGACCTCAATCACTGTAACATTGTTCGATACCACTCATGTTGGATGGAAGACTCAGGATACCAGTGGGACAGTTCAACTGACAGTAGCAGTGCCTCACA GTTCTCCAGTGATTCATCAGCAAAGTACCTCTACATTCAGATGGAGTTATGTGACATCAAAACACTGAGAGTATGGATCGATGAGAAAAATGTTCTGAATCCAAAGAAATCTCTGCGAGACTCCAAGAGAAGGAAGGAAAGTTTAGCCATTGCCTTGCAAATAGTCGGTGGTGTTGAGTACATTCACTCCAAGAGGCTGATCCACAGAGACCTGAAG ccTGCCAACATCATGTTTGGCCAGAGTGGAGCTGCAAAGATTGGAGACTTTGGTCTTGTTACTGAAGAAATTGAGAACGATTCTGAGAACCAGAAGGAGAGAAACAAGTACAAAGGAACCCCATCTTACATGGCTCCTGAGCAG agagaaaaaaccCTTTACAGCCATAAAGTGGACATATTCGCTTTGGGGCTGATATGTTTTGAACTCCTTTGGAACATTCCTACTTTCGACGATAAGGCTGAG ATTTGGGCAGATGTCAGAAAACAGAAGTTTCCTCAAGGATTTTCTCAACACCATCTACAAGAG agcGAAGTGATACAGTCAATGCTGAGTGAAAAACCACAAGAGCGACCAGAAGCAAGTAAACTAAAGACGGACTTAGAACATTCACTGGAGATCCTTAAAACGATGCAGTGTGACATGAAGACTGTCTGA